The Oncorhynchus nerka isolate Pitt River linkage group LG24, Oner_Uvic_2.0, whole genome shotgun sequence genome has a window encoding:
- the LOC115107459 gene encoding proline-rich protein 2-like, with amino-acid sequence MHVAHHPTITPEHLHDHSHLRMQTVGMFVKSLKDVALGRQTPHDVLVRGPPRDPYQTTAPTRSPTRPRATSTSHQTQGPFNVPPDPEPLQRPTRPRATSTHHQTQGHYNATPDPGPLQRPTRPRAPSTPHQTQGHFNAPPDPGPLQRPTRPRAPSMSHQTQGLLNVPPDPGPLQRPTRPRAPSTSHQTQGLLNVPPDPGPLQRPTRPRATSTHHQTQGPFNAPPDPGPLQRPTRPRATSTSHQSITTSIVLARPDWAQPTTPHQTTTPNRPERKPHGPELALLHSTGPNSRTSASTQSRGRQRTGEPCRIK; translated from the coding sequence ATGCACGTTGCTCACCACCCAACAATCACCCCAGAGCATCTGCACGACCACTCCCACCTGAGGATGCAGACAGTAGGGATGTTTGTCAAGTCTCTAAAGGACGTGGCACTTGGTAGACAAACACCCCATGATGTACTGGTCAGAGGACCGCCCAGAGACCCCTACCAGACCACTGCACCAACAAGGAGCCCCACCAGACCCAGGGCCACTTCAACGTCCCACCAGACCCAGGGCCCCTTCAACGTCCCACCAGACCCAGAGCCACTTCAACGTCCCACCAGACCCAGGGCCACTTCAACGCACCACCAGACCCAGGGCCACTACAACGCAACACCAGACCCAGGGCCACTTCAACGTCCCACCAGACCCAGGGCCCCTTCAACGCCCCACCAGACCCAGGGCCACTTCAACGCACCACCAGACCCAGGGCCCCTTCAACGCCCCACCAGACCCAGGGCCCCTTCAATGTCCCACCAGACCCAGGGCCTCCTCAACGTCCCACCAGACCCAGGGCCCCTTCAACGTCCCACCAGACCCAGGGCCCCTTCAACGTCCCACCAGACCCAGGGCCTCCTCAACGTCCCACCAGACCCAGGGCCCCTTCAACGTCCCACCAGACCCAGGGCCACTTCAACGCACCACCAGACCCAGGGCCCCTTCAACGCCCCACCAGACCCAGGGCCACTTCAACGTCCCACCAGACCCAGGGCCACTTCAACGTCCCACCAGAGCATCACCACTTCCATCGTCTTAGCCAGACCGGACTGGGCCCAGCCTACTACCCCGCACCAGACCACCACCCCTAACAGACCAGAGAGGAAGCCCCACGGCCCAGAACTGGCCCTCCTCCACTCCACAGGGCCCAACAGCAGGACCAGCGCATCTACGCAGAGCAGAGGTCGTCAGAGGACAGGAGAACCCTGTAGGATTAAGTGA